CCCAGCTTGTAACCGGCGTTGATAAACCAGGTGTCACCTTCCAGATTGCTGTACTTATCTGCCACATGCTCCGAGTTTTGGTAGAGCGCGCCCAGTACCAACTCCCCGAATTTAACCTGTGCCACGCCGCGGTAGGCTTTAATGCCATCCAGGCCATCATTGTATGCAGCAGCAACATAGTAGTTTTGGGCCTTCAGGGCCTTGTCACCCAGGGTGGCCGACAGGGCATAGGTGTTACCGCTCCACTCATCGTCTTCACCGGGGTTGAACCAGCTACCTTCTTCATAGTTATCTTCCATGACGTAGGTGGCGTTCAGAGTGAGAATATGAGCGATTTTGGGGGAGTAGTAGGTGATGCTGTCACCAAGACGGCTCTGCCCTGCCACCAGCAGATCGATATCCGCATTGGTGTTGCCAAACAGGTCGAAGCCTCCCTCTGACTGTTTGAATACGCTGTCGTTACGGCCAATTAACGCGGTACCCGCCTGAGTTTGCAGGCCCACGAAGGTGTTACGGGTATTAAAAGTGTCGCCTGAGTTATCGAAGTTATTTACGCCAAACTCCATTTGATAAATCAGGGCGACGTTTTGGCTCAGCTTTTCACTGCCTTTGACGCCGAGCCAGGAGAAATTGTTTTCAAATACAGTGCCGTCTTTTTGGTTTTGGGTGGCGTAACCTGTATTGGAATTGGTGGCTGCCAGGTCAACACGGCCATAAAACGCAGGGCCATCAGCCAGGGTGGCGAATGAAGACAGGGCGGCACCCGTGGCAACGGCCGATGCGATCAGGGATTTTTTCATAGCGGATTCCTCACTATTGACGGGACAGGGGCGTTGGGTTATTGCCCCTTACTTGAATGCGGCAGCAGTGTGGCAGTCCGTCAAAAGGCAAAGTGTGATCACTATCACATCAAGTAAAATGAGGCGTGTTTATATCCCATTGTTTTACTTTGATAAAACAGGTTTTTATTTAAGGTTTAACCGCTCGATTTATCTTCTGGAACCTGTCGCTGACAGTGCTAACATGTCAGGCACACATGGCCTGATTTGTATCAGGCCGCTCAGAAACGTCCTGTGCTTTCGGGCTGCGGCACTTTAGGCTAGAATGCGGCGTTTTTTACGGCATGGGGATCCACAGGTGGAACAGCAGCTGACACAGTCCTATCTGGACCGATTTGGTGGTATTGGCAGACTCTATGGTCAGCAGGCGCTGGTGCGTTTTCAGCAAGCCCATGTGCTGGTAATAGGCATAGGGGGCGTCGGCACCTGGGTGGCAGAGTCCCTTGCCCGCAGCGGCATCGGTCATATTAGCCTGATGGATCTGGACGATGTGTGTGTGACCAATACCAATCGCCAAATCCACGCATTGAACGATACCATAGGCCAGTCCAAGGTGGCGGTGATGGCAGAGCGTATCCGCGCTATCAACCCTGAATGCCAGATTGACGAGTTGGAAGACTTTATCACCCCCGACAACCTTGCTGAATATCTGGGACCCACATCGGGTATCGACTATGTGGTGGATTGTATCGATGCAGTGAAACCCAAGGCTGCACTTATTGCTTGGTGCAAACGCAATAAAATTCGCATCATCACGGTTGGCGGTGCCGGTGGCCAGCTGGATCCCACGAAAATCCAGGTGACAGATCTTTCGCGCACCATTCAAGACCCCCTGCTTGCCAAGGTGCGCAACATTTTGCGTCGTGAGTACAATTTCTCCCGTAATCTGGATCGCAAGTTTGCCGTCGAAGCGGTGTTTTCCACTGAGGCGCTGACTTATCCGGGTAAGGATGGCGAGGTGTGTGCCACTAAACCTGCCGAAGGCGGCAGCATGCGGATGGACTGTGCTTCAGGCTTCGGCGCTGTGACCGTGGTCACCGGCACCTTTGGTTTTATGGCGGTGAGCCGGGTATTGATGTGGCTTAAGCAAAAAGCCTAGATATGGAATTGATACCCGTCTTTGACTGAGTCGCTGGCCTGCAGATCGTCATCCCGTTTTACCGGGATGCTCAGGACAAAGCAGGCCCCCCCCAGAGTTGACTTTCCTTCGTAACGCACACTCCCTTTAAGCAGGGTTGCTGCATTGAATGCCGCTGACAAGCCCAGCCCAGTGCCTCCCCGGGCGCGGATGGTGGTATAAAATGGCTCAAACATATGCTCGGCGACATCAGCGGCGATCCCGGGGCCATTATCCTCAAGGCGCACGACAAGGCGCCGGTTTTCCAGATAGGCCTCTACCCGGAAGAGATTTTCCCGCCCCTGTGCGAAGGCATGGGCATAGATGTTGGACATCAGATTACTCAGTATCTGGTTGAGCAGACTGTAGTTTGTTTCTACCTGTAGCTCATCGGCAATATCCAGTTCCATGTTGGCCATTGTTGGCGCATAGATAAGCTGTGTGGAGTCATGGATGTCCCGACACAGCTGGGCAATGGGAATTTGCTCGTGAGCCTCATGGCTGTTTTCCGCTGCAATGGTTTTGAATTTCTGGATGAGGTTACTGGCGCGGGTGATATTGCTGACGATGAGCTCACAGCTTTGCTGGTATTCTTCGAGAATGGCGTTGATTTCCTCCAGGGTGGCTTCTTCACTGTGAATAAGGCTGATGAGTTCATCGATGTGAGCCAACTGGGTACTGGCAGCGGTGAGGCAAATCCCAATTGGGGTGTTGATTTCGTGGGCAACACCGGACACCAAGCCCCCAAGGGCAGCCATTTTCTCCTGCTCAACCAGCGCCTCCTGTGCTCTTTTCAGAATTAACAGCGACTGTTCCAGCTCCATGGTGCGCTCTTTTACCTGCTTGGCGAGTTCTTCCTTATACGAGCGCTCCAGTTCCAGTAGCCTTTCTCTGTCTTCCAGCGCGTGTTGCAAGTCGGACTTGGACTTTTTCAAGGCACCGAAGGAACGATGCAGCTGTTCCTGCATTTCGTTTATTGCCAGGGCGACCTGATCGAACTCATTTTGAGCACCGCGCTTTTGAAACGTCAGTGGCTGATACTCATGTTCTACGCTGATGTCCTGGCAATAGGCTGCCAGAGTATTGAGGTGGCGGGTAATGTTGAGCCACACCAGGATAAGGATCATGCCAGCCACCAAAAAGGTTTTTATGGCGTTGGAGAGCAATATGATGATGGCCTTGTCATAAATGCGTTCGTACACGGCATTCAAGTCGGCCAGGATAGTGAGTTTACCCACGGAGATGCTTTCACTGCCGGAGTTGTAGTTTAGGGAAAACACCTTCTCAATAAAGTTCTTGTCGATGGGGGCACCGCGGCTCCAGTGCTGGCCGCTGTCGTCATCGATGGAGATATAGGTAATGTCGGGCAGCTGGATAAGGCCTTCGAGTTGCGTATTGATAAGGCGCTCATCAATCACCCAGATACTGGCCGCCAGCACGTCGAGGTTAACTTTCTCGATGTTGGAGAAGGCACGATCGATACGGTTAAGATCGCCGTTATAGTCGTTAAACAGCTGATAGCCGGTGGTGATGAGTGTGATAAGCGAGCTGAACAGCACGATCGAAATCATCAGCCTGCGACCGATTTTGCTGCTCACCGCCTGACGAGAAAAACCCAGCATGCTTTCTAATTAGCCCCAACCTGCATTTGAATATGTATAAGCATAGTTTGGCTAATAAAAAAACGCTGAAATTCTGCAACCTGAGTACAAATTGACATATCTGTTAAGGCTGGCATTTAACTTGCTACGAGTGATCAGAAGTTCAATTTTTTGACGGAAGAGGTGTGTGATGAAGGTGCCTGAATGGAATGTCCCGGGGGTTGAATCACTGAAAGCCTGGGGGTTTAAAAGCATGCTTTGGCTGCTGATAGCGACCCTGACATTGAAATTTGCGCCGCAATCCTGGCTGGCGACTTTGCATCTTGACCAGTGGGTCATTCAGGAATCGGCCTTGATAGGTCTAGGATTGATTGTTGCCTGTGCTTTTTTTGCATCGCTTTTGGCCAATTTTTTATTGGACGAGGCTATCAGTTACCTGGGGACCAAGCGGAAGACAGAAGTGATTGAGCATAAGGTCAAATTGCTCGATCCCGCTGAGCGTGCGCTGCTCAGAGAATTCTTTTTACAGGGAAAAACTATTCTGACCCTGCCCGTAGAAGAGTTGGCAGTGCGCAGCCTGGTAGAGACCAATATTCTCGAGTGCCTCGGAAATGTGAAGCACTATGCCATCCAGGGGTCAACGGCCGATTACAAGATAAGTATGCTGGCGAGAGAGCATCTGAACCGAAATGTACTCAGATTGCCCAATGGGGAGCTGAGTCAGGAAGATATGCAGAACCTGATAAAAGCGCGTCCTGGATTTGTAGGTAGCGTGGTATCACACCGCAAGCCACCTCAGCGCGCAGCCTGAGGCTCGAAGAAGAAAACACAGACATAAAAAGGGGGGCCATTCGGCCCCCTAATTCACTCTTGAAACATGCACAGTTAAGAACATTGAAAGCAAAAACTAAGGCTTCGCAGACTTCACAAACAGCATCCACATAATGTAGGAAATTATCCCTAAAGTGGTGAAGATCACTATCATTGACATTAACCCTATCGGGTTACCAAACATCAAATCCAGCCAAAACGCCATGATTGAAATCCTCTTTTCCGTGAAGTCGAGTTTAAGGTAACTCTCAGTTCCCTTGGCTTTCCTGATCTTGATCAATAAAGCTCCCTATTGATTAGCACTATGAAAAACAAGTGTTAATAATTTGATGTGAATCAACTTTTGCTCAATTTTGAGAGCCTGGACCATAATTGCTGTTGGGATGAACAGACAAACTGCCGGGCTCCCCCTCTTTTTGGGTAGTCGGGTGGTGAGCTTGAGGGATGCCAATGCTGTTTGAAAACAAGATGTTCCAACGACTGGGCTGGCTGTTGCTGTTGGTTGTATTGGTGCTGTTGTTGACCAAATCCCTGTGGCTTGAAGCCATGGTGCTGCTGCTCGCGGCAGTTATCATTGGCACAGGCCTTATGGGGCAGGCCAAAGCCCTGGCGGGTTTGGAGAGCGGGGTAGCCAACCTTGCCGACGGTGATTTGACACAGAGATTTGATGGTCATGTCAGTGATAACTATGCGAAGGTCGCCAAAGGGTTGCGGCGCATGAGCGAAGATGTGACCCGGACCGTGTCGGGGCTTTCGGATACCAGCGAGGCGATGAATCAGGTTGCCAGAGAGCTGAAGTCAGTCAGTGAGCTTGCTACCTTGGGCGTGGCCTCGCAGAAACAGCGTACCGAAGAGGCAGCAGCCTCCATGGCGCAAATGGTGCACACGGTGCAGGATATTTCTGCCAGTGCTGCACGTGTTGCGGCATCGGTCGACGACACCATGGGGCGCGCCGAACATGGTGGTCGGCTGGTCAATCAGGCGGTGGGTCGCATCAATTCGATGGCCGAGCAAATCAGTCAGAGTGAAATTGTTATCGAACAGCTGGCGCAGGATGCTGCCAGCATCAGCAGCATTATCGACACCATTTCTCAGGTTGCTGAGCAAACCAACTTACTGGCACTTAATGCAGCTATTGAGAGTGCCAGAGCCGGCGAACACGGTCGCGGCTTTGCTGTGGTGGCAGATGAAGTGCGCAATCTGGCCAAACGTACCTCGGAAGCGACGGTGGAAATCCAGCAGCAAATACAGGCGCTGCAAGCAGGAAGCCGTAACGGTGTGGCCGTGATGCATGCCTCTGTGGCGCTTGCGGAAGAAACCAGGGGACTGGTGAGTCAGGCCAGTGAAGCGCTCACTGTGATAGTGACGCAGGTTGGCGAGATAACCCAGATGAGCCATCAAATCGCTGCTGCGTCTGAACATCAGCAGCAAGTGGCCGAGCAAATCAACGAATCCATTGCCTCTATCTCCCACCAGGCAACCGAAAATGCCGCCAACACCAATCGCAACAATCTCGCCAGTCTTAAACTTTTCAACATGTCTCAGGAAATTGGTTCCCTGCTGCACAGATTTCATGTGGACAAGAGTCGTATTCGCCATGAGAACGCCTTTGTCAGTTGGGGACCATCCCTCGACATTGGTATGGCCGAAGTCAATCGCCAACATCAGCGACTCATTACCCTGATAAACGAGCTGCACAGGGCCATCAACGAAGGTTATGGTCTGGCGGCAATCAAGCGTATTGTGCAGGGGCTGGTGGACTACACCGCCAATCATTTCAGTTACGAAGAAGAGTTGTTCGCGCGCTTTGATTACCCCCAGAGTCAGGACCACGAAGATGAGCACAAGAAATTGGTCACTCAAGTCCTCGACTTTCAGCGTCGGGTGGGACGGGGAGAAAACGTCTCGGATGAGCTGATGGCGTTTCTCAAGGCCTGGCTTATCAACCACATTCAGGGCAGCGATAAGCAATATGCCCCATATCTGATTGCCAATGGGGCTGACTAACTGTGTATTAAACACCGTTTTTAGTTGCAGCAAATGAGATTGAAATTTGGACAATTTCGTACAATTTGTGGTTAAGCGAATTCTCAGTAGTTGTCGTAATGTAAGGAAAGACTCTCAAAATTTCATGGCGAATAACTTTTTATAACTGATATGAATCGAAGAGCTTTATCCACATTGCAGCGCTTTATGGCGGTGCTGTGTCTCTGCGGAGCGGCCTGCATAGCCAAAACAGAGGAGCTACGTACTGTAACCATGGCTGTGAGTGATTCTATTGCACCATTTTTTATTGATTCACAGCATGGTCTGCAGTACGAGCTATTGGAGGCGATATTGCAACATGCTCACTTTCGTCTGAATGAAGTTAAGCTGGCCCCCAATTATCGTGCCCGACGTTGGCTTGAAAATGGTGAGGTAGATTGTTTGATAAATGCGCCAGAGGGTATTGAGGGCGCGATTTACACTGCACCTTACAGCCAATTTCATAATGTGGTGGTTAGCTTGGAAGCATCACAACTGACGATTGATAAAATTGATGATCTCTCATCTATCAGTTTGGTGGGTTTTCAACACGCCAATCGCTTTTTGGGGGTTAATTTTGCGGAACTGACAATGCGCCACTCTAGATATTTAGAGGTTGCCAGCCAGCGCAATCAGGTGCGGATGCTACTTTTGGGGCGGACGCAGGCAATTGTAATCGATGAAAATATCCTGCATTGGCAGCTGAAAACATTGCAGTCAGGTCTGGGTGAGTCTAAAGCACTACGCTTTCATGATCTTTTTGAACCAGTCATGTTACGAATAGCATGCCTTGATCCGCGGGTTGTCATTGCGCTGAATGCTGGCATTGAACAGATAAAGCTTCAGGGACAACAACAACGCATTGTCGACAGTTACCGCCTGAAATCAGGAACCGTTAAGTACTGACTAAGATTCACTATACTGATTAGGATGCTGACAAAGGACTGAACAGGCACTCTCTGTTGACCTATGCACCAGCCGGGATGACCGGGTATAGGCTTGGGAAATGATGATGTTCAATCTCAGTCGATTAAAGATTAAGACCGTGGTTGCTGTTGGTATGGCCGGTGCGCTGTTTTGTTCCATGCTGTTTTCAACTCTGATTTATATCGGTCAATTTTCGCAGATGTTTTACAGCCAGACTGAAGAGGGGCTTTTACCAGCTCAGCTTGGTAAGGCAAGTGCCGAAATTGATACCGAGTTGACCAAATATCTCACTTTGTCGGAAGACTTAGCCAGTAATCACTTTATTAATCTCTGGCAGCAACAAGGTGAACCTGAAGGTGGTCGAGGAGATATTGTCCAATTTCTTAAAGGCTATCTGAATCAGCAGGGCGTCTTGGCTGCTTTTTGGATTTCCGTTGCCAGTGGAAACTACTATACCAACGAAGGTATTGTTAAGACGCTATCACGGCAAAGCAATCGTGATCAGTGGTTTTATGAGTTTCTGAGTCGAAATAATGACATGGAAGCGGCATTAGACACCGACGAGACCCTGGGGAAATTGACGGTTTACATCAATATTTCAGTGCGTGATACCACAGGTAAAATTGTGGCCGTTGCGGGTATTGGCGTGGATGCTTCCAAAATTTCCGATATTGTCACTCGCGCCAGCATGGGCGAATCCGGTTACATGTTCATGCTCAATGAGCATGGTAATTTTGCCGCTCACAAAGACAGAACGTTGCTGAATCGTTCGCTGTCGCAAATGACCGACTATCTCCCGGTACAGAACACGCTGAACGGAAATGCTTCTGGAGAGAGAATTCTTTCGGCTGAACTGAAGGGGGAGGAGGTTTATATAGGTGTCGTTTACCTCCCTAAGATGAAGTGGAATTTGGTGGGCATCATGCCCAAAGCGGAAATCAGTAGTCAGATAAACCAAGTAATAGGCATTTCGGTTGGGATTAGTGTGTTGATTGCACTCTTTTTTATATCGATGTCATTTTTATTGGCTGGGAATGTCAGTAAGCACATATTGGCGATAAGTGATCGTTTGCTCAGCATGTCCAGAGATGGCGGAAATATACAGCAGAGGCTGGATGACGGCACTGACAATGAAGTTGGGCAATTGGCCAAAGGCTTCAACGCCATCATGGGTAAAATAGGGAACCTCGTTGATGAAATTCAACAAGGTGAACGGGCGATTACCGCCAGTGTTGATTTGCTGAATAGCTTGTCCCAGCAAACGGTGACACACGCTGAAGCCCAGCAGCAGCAAACAGAGCAGGTCGCAACTGCCATCAACCAAATGGGTCAGACCATTGCGGAAGTATCGTCGGTCGCCCACCGTATAGCAGCCGATACCAGCTCGGCCGTGAGCGATGTGCATAACACCAGCAATGTTATGCTCAACCTGGCGGCGACCATGGAGAAGTTGTCAGCTTCAATGAATGGTACGCAATCCACAGTGAACGACTTGGCAACCCAGGCGGAATCAATCAATTCTGTCGTGGAGGTGATCAGTAGCATTTCGGAGCAAACTAACCTTTTGGCACTTAATGCGGCCATTGAAGCAGCCCGAGCTGGTGAGATGGGACGCGGTTTTGCCGTCGTTGCCGATGAAGTACGTACTCTAGCCAGTCGAACCCAAGACTCTACTTCCGAAATTCGTACGCAAATAGAAAAGCTACAACAGGCCGTAGGTCTGACTCGTCAGGCCGTTGGTGACGCAGCCAAACAAAGCTCGCTTTTGGCAACGGACGCAATCGAAGCTACCGGAGCGCTCAAAACCGTGCAGGAAAAATTTGATGATATTAACCAAGGCAATCAACAGGTTGCCGCCGCAACGGAAGAGCAGGCAAGTGTCGTTGATCATGTTAACGAATCTGCTCATGTCATCGCCGATACTGCTGGGTACATAAATGGTAGCGCGCTGCAATGCTTTGATGAAATTCGTAATTTACAGGGGCAGGCAGATAGGATGTCTCGTTTGGTAAAACAGTTTGAACAATGAAGATTGAGATACATTGGAGTGAAATTTACGCAGTCGCACTCATACAGTCAAAGAAGCGCTTTAAAAGGCTTGCCTTGACTGGAAGGCCGCGTATAATCCAACGTCATTGTCGGGTTAGAAGCCTGATAATGAGAAAATTTGTGCCAGAGTGGTGAAATTGGTAGACACAGGGGATTCAAAATCCCCCGCCCTTAAAAGCGTGTCGGTTCGAGTCCGACCTCTGGTACCAACTTAAAAGTCAGCGAAAGCTGGCTTTTTTGTTTTTGGTGTTCGGCTAGGCAAACCGACCCGCCGCGTGTCGGCTGGAAGGCCAGCCCCGTCGGTCCGAATTCTGGTATCAACTTAAGGTACCAACTTAAAAGTCAGCGAAAGCTGGCTTTTTTGTTTTTGGTGTTCGGATAGGCAAACCGACCCGCCGCGTGTCGGCTGGGTGGCCAGCCCCGTCGGTCCGAATTCTGGTATCAACTTAAGGTACCAACTTAAAAGTCAGCGAAAGCTGGCTTTTTTGTTTTTGGTGTTCGGATAGGCAAACCGACCCGCCGCGTGTCGGCTGGGTGGCCAGCCCCGTCGGTCCGACCTCTGGTACCACATTGAAACCGGCGTGAAGTGGTTGTTTGTGACCAGAAGAAGGCGTTACACGCTTTCGTCCTGGTAAGTGCTCGGTTCAAACACCTGTCTTGCTTAGCATTCTATTCCTCCACATTTAACATTCTTTGCAAGGCACTTCGGCACGGAATTCCCCATTGATTTACCCTAAAACGATGCTCAGCGCTTTGCACGTTACTCCGGCGAAATAGTCACAGTAAATACGTCCATTTCGAGCCAGTAACTGAGGAAGTTTGACTCCCATACTTGATAGATCTCCACTGCTGACTTGATGCTGTAAACACCGACCATGTTTGGGAAAACCTTGCAGTCGAAATCAAAGTCCAACTCCAACTCCAACTCCAACTCCAACTCCAACTCCAACTCCTTCGCGAGCTCCTTAGTAATATAGGATTAATGGGTGCCGGAGCAGGTTTTGCTCCATTAAATCCACCCTGCTATTTCTCCGCATTTACTGCTGCATTATTGTTTTCTGATGACAATTAGGGGGAATAGTGTTTGGAACTTTTTAACTGAGATGCTCCCAAATGAATAGAGGCAAACCATACTCTGTATGGTCCTTAGCGACATATGCAACTTTTATTACCTATTCCAGTATAAAACTTGCCAAGTTACTGCCTGAATTTTTAATGATTTATGGAGTTCAGCCATCAAATGATCAAGTTTGGATATTGCCTATATCCGCTTCCATGATACTTGCAGGAAGTGCGTTTTTTTGCCTTCGTTGTTTTAGATTCTGTACAAAATATTCAGGGCAGCTGAAAATTATGACATTAATTACTATGTTGTAAACTATGCGATTGTTACCACGATAATTTCATTGGGAACATTAATGTCTTTGTACGCATTTACATTAAAGTTTAATAGTGTCTAGAGTTGGACATGTGTAAGGGAAGCTGCGATTAAGTAGTCAGCTTCTCTAGGTCGTTGAGTGTGTCAGCCGGAACGGTAAACCCACCTTTGGTGCGCCGGAGACGTTATGGTTCTTGAGAAGAGTCCGCTGATAGATATTTAAAATGTTACTGGAAACGAAAATATGTCCGCATCATAAATGCTGTTTAAAGTGATCAGAAAACTATCACTGTCACCTTTTGAAATTCCAAAGTACTTCCTGACTGAGTCTGCGGGGTAGATCGCTAAGATAGCATCATTGTCATTTTCTTGATATTTTTTAATTATGTCACTCTGTTTTGTTCTGGTAAGGTAGTAAAGCTCATCATCCTGAATAAAAAAGCTGCCAAAATCGTTAATCGATAAATCAGTTACAATTTGGCTGAATTGGTTTGAATTTATATCAAATCGCCAAATACCATCCTCATTTGTACGAGAAACTAATAGTTGGTCATTCCCCGCTGGGATGGCATATATCTCATCAGTGAATGTTAATTGTGTGGTTGTTGATGTTTTAATATCTAACTGGTAGATGCCATTATGATTATTCTTAATCGCAGAGAAATAAACCAGGGAGCCATCGAGTGACCACGTTGGAAAAGTAGGTGTCAAACTACCCGTATCAACTCTAATTAAATGTCCATCCTGTACATTACCAATATATAAACGCTGTTTGTCATCCCCCTCTTTGACGAGTGCGGTGGCGAAATGTTTTCCATCAGGGGACACAGATGCGAAGTTTACTGTCCCTATACCATTGGTGAGATTGCGAGCCTCCTGCTCATTCTGTCTCCATAGGTCCCAATTTGCCGAACGATTTGAGACAAAGACAATATTTTCAGGATCTGAGATGAATTGACCGTATAAATCGCGATTAGAAGAGAATACTCTTCGAACGATTTGAGCACTATCAAATCTGCGCTGTACTATATATTCACTTGACTGATGTTTTGCGACAAGAAGCTCATTGGTTTTGTGATTAAAGCTCAGGCCAGAAGCACCACTTAGCTGATTTATCAATTTTAATTCAGGTGCATCTATATTATTAAAACTC
This portion of the Shewanella amazonensis SB2B genome encodes:
- a CDS encoding porin — protein: MKKSLIASAVATGAALSSFATLADGPAFYGRVDLAATNSNTGYATQNQKDGTVFENNFSWLGVKGSEKLSQNVALIYQMEFGVNNFDNSGDTFNTRNTFVGLQTQAGTALIGRNDSVFKQSEGGFDLFGNTNADIDLLVAGQSRLGDSITYYSPKIAHILTLNATYVMEDNYEEGSWFNPGEDDEWSGNTYALSATLGDKALKAQNYYVAAAYNDGLDGIKAYRGVAQVKFGELVLGALYQNSEHVADKYSNLEGDTWFINAGYKLGNTTLKASYGQDDSGLGKYVGRMVGDSDVGMEQVENVDLQQYTLGADHRLSKNTLVYGHFTRFDGDMLLGGNKVSLEDDVITLGLRVDF
- a CDS encoding DUF3149 domain-containing protein; translation: MAFWLDLMFGNPIGLMSMIVIFTTLGIISYIMWMLFVKSAKP
- a CDS encoding DUF2787 family protein: MELELELELELDFDFDCKVFPNMVGVYSIKSAVEIYQVWESNFLSYWLEMDVFTVTISPE
- a CDS encoding bacteriohemerythrin; the protein is MLFENKMFQRLGWLLLLVVLVLLLTKSLWLEAMVLLLAAVIIGTGLMGQAKALAGLESGVANLADGDLTQRFDGHVSDNYAKVAKGLRRMSEDVTRTVSGLSDTSEAMNQVARELKSVSELATLGVASQKQRTEEAAASMAQMVHTVQDISASAARVAASVDDTMGRAEHGGRLVNQAVGRINSMAEQISQSEIVIEQLAQDAASISSIIDTISQVAEQTNLLALNAAIESARAGEHGRGFAVVADEVRNLAKRTSEATVEIQQQIQALQAGSRNGVAVMHASVALAEETRGLVSQASEALTVIVTQVGEITQMSHQIAAASEHQQQVAEQINESIASISHQATENAANTNRNNLASLKLFNMSQEIGSLLHRFHVDKSRIRHENAFVSWGPSLDIGMAEVNRQHQRLITLINELHRAINEGYGLAAIKRIVQGLVDYTANHFSYEEELFARFDYPQSQDHEDEHKKLVTQVLDFQRRVGRGENVSDELMAFLKAWLINHIQGSDKQYAPYLIANGAD
- a CDS encoding sensor histidine kinase, whose amino-acid sequence is MLGFSRQAVSSKIGRRLMISIVLFSSLITLITTGYQLFNDYNGDLNRIDRAFSNIEKVNLDVLAASIWVIDERLINTQLEGLIQLPDITYISIDDDSGQHWSRGAPIDKNFIEKVFSLNYNSGSESISVGKLTILADLNAVYERIYDKAIIILLSNAIKTFLVAGMILILVWLNITRHLNTLAAYCQDISVEHEYQPLTFQKRGAQNEFDQVALAINEMQEQLHRSFGALKKSKSDLQHALEDRERLLELERSYKEELAKQVKERTMELEQSLLILKRAQEALVEQEKMAALGGLVSGVAHEINTPIGICLTAASTQLAHIDELISLIHSEEATLEEINAILEEYQQSCELIVSNITRASNLIQKFKTIAAENSHEAHEQIPIAQLCRDIHDSTQLIYAPTMANMELDIADELQVETNYSLLNQILSNLMSNIYAHAFAQGRENLFRVEAYLENRRLVVRLEDNGPGIAADVAEHMFEPFYTTIRARGGTGLGLSAAFNAATLLKGSVRYEGKSTLGGACFVLSIPVKRDDDLQASDSVKDGYQFHI
- a CDS encoding methyl-accepting chemotaxis protein; translated protein: MMMFNLSRLKIKTVVAVGMAGALFCSMLFSTLIYIGQFSQMFYSQTEEGLLPAQLGKASAEIDTELTKYLTLSEDLASNHFINLWQQQGEPEGGRGDIVQFLKGYLNQQGVLAAFWISVASGNYYTNEGIVKTLSRQSNRDQWFYEFLSRNNDMEAALDTDETLGKLTVYINISVRDTTGKIVAVAGIGVDASKISDIVTRASMGESGYMFMLNEHGNFAAHKDRTLLNRSLSQMTDYLPVQNTLNGNASGERILSAELKGEEVYIGVVYLPKMKWNLVGIMPKAEISSQINQVIGISVGISVLIALFFISMSFLLAGNVSKHILAISDRLLSMSRDGGNIQQRLDDGTDNEVGQLAKGFNAIMGKIGNLVDEIQQGERAITASVDLLNSLSQQTVTHAEAQQQQTEQVATAINQMGQTIAEVSSVAHRIAADTSSAVSDVHNTSNVMLNLAATMEKLSASMNGTQSTVNDLATQAESINSVVEVISSISEQTNLLALNAAIEAARAGEMGRGFAVVADEVRTLASRTQDSTSEIRTQIEKLQQAVGLTRQAVGDAAKQSSLLATDAIEATGALKTVQEKFDDINQGNQQVAAATEEQASVVDHVNESAHVIADTAGYINGSALQCFDEIRNLQGQADRMSRLVKQFEQ
- a CDS encoding substrate-binding periplasmic protein: MAVLCLCGAACIAKTEELRTVTMAVSDSIAPFFIDSQHGLQYELLEAILQHAHFRLNEVKLAPNYRARRWLENGEVDCLINAPEGIEGAIYTAPYSQFHNVVVSLEASQLTIDKIDDLSSISLVGFQHANRFLGVNFAELTMRHSRYLEVASQRNQVRMLLLGRTQAIVIDENILHWQLKTLQSGLGESKALRFHDLFEPVMLRIACLDPRVVIALNAGIEQIKLQGQQQRIVDSYRLKSGTVKY
- a CDS encoding superinfection exclusion B family protein translates to MKVPEWNVPGVESLKAWGFKSMLWLLIATLTLKFAPQSWLATLHLDQWVIQESALIGLGLIVACAFFASLLANFLLDEAISYLGTKRKTEVIEHKVKLLDPAERALLREFFLQGKTILTLPVEELAVRSLVETNILECLGNVKHYAIQGSTADYKISMLAREHLNRNVLRLPNGELSQEDMQNLIKARPGFVGSVVSHRKPPQRAA
- the tcdA gene encoding tRNA cyclic N6-threonylcarbamoyladenosine(37) synthase TcdA, which codes for MTQSYLDRFGGIGRLYGQQALVRFQQAHVLVIGIGGVGTWVAESLARSGIGHISLMDLDDVCVTNTNRQIHALNDTIGQSKVAVMAERIRAINPECQIDELEDFITPDNLAEYLGPTSGIDYVVDCIDAVKPKAALIAWCKRNKIRIITVGGAGGQLDPTKIQVTDLSRTIQDPLLAKVRNILRREYNFSRNLDRKFAVEAVFSTEALTYPGKDGEVCATKPAEGGSMRMDCASGFGAVTVVTGTFGFMAVSRVLMWLKQKA